TATCCCGCTCGTCCGCCCCGCGCGGCAGTTGCGCCTTCTTCCTCCGCACAATCCACGACACCTGATATTCACCCGGCTGCCCGCAGTGCGGACACGTCATCGTATGTGTCCGCATCTCCGATTTTTCATCAAAAAAGTCCCGTTCTTCCATCCGTCACCTCGTTTCCCTACATCCCGCTGACGATTGGCTCACCTTCACCCCTCGTATTGATAAGATGCGCCTTCGAATCCCGAAGCCCATCCGAAGCTGAGTATTGCATAATCACCAAGGGCTTCGCAGTTCCGTCCTACACACGCCGAAACCGGCCAGGAACGCCATGAGCAAACCAAAAAAGCGCGTCTTCTCCACCGTCAAAGCGGTCAAAGCGAACGCTCGCGAGCGCATCGGATCACCCCCACCCGAGCGCGTCATTCCCGATCCGAAACAAAAGGCCGCTGCCAAGCCGAAGCATAAAGAGACCCTCGCCGATCTCCTGAACCCCGACCCGGACCGCGCCTGACCCGGCCCGATCCCCAAAGATCCCAGAAAGCCAGACCCCCATGCGCCTCTCCACGAAGCCCTTCCTCCTGCTAGCCGCTTTCGCCGCCACTCTGCCCGTGTTCTCCCAGACCATCCAGGTCAACAAGGACAACCGCACCATCGCCATCACCGCCACCGACGAGGCCTCCGCCCCAGCCGACCTCGCCGCTGTCACCGTCGGCTTCGAGACCTTTGGCGCCGACCAGGCCCAGACCTACGCCGACGCTACCCGCACTTCGAACGCCATCAACGACGCCCTTAAAGCCGCCGGAGTCCAGCCCGACCAGATCGAAAGCCGCGAGCAGAACCTCTCCCCCATCGACGAAAACGACAAACTCCACTTCGCCAAAGGCCTCCGCTTCCGCTTCTCCCAGTCCTGGCAGGTCACCGTCCCTGCCGCAAACGCCGCCGCAACCCTCCATGCCGCCGTCCTCGCCGGGGCCAACAACAGCGGGAACATCGAGTGGAAGCTCAAGAGCGAAGACGCCGTTGAAGGAGACGCCGCCGCCAAAGCCCTCGAACACGCCCACAAAATGGCCGAACGCATGGCCCAGGGCCTCGGCATCAAGCTCGGCCCCCTGGTCTACGCCAGCAACCAGGCCCAGGCCCGTCCGGTCATGATGATGAGCGCCATGGCCCGAGGTGCAGCCGCTCCGATGCCAAAAGCCCTCAAACCACTCGCCATCTCGCCCGAGAAGATCACCCGCTCCGCCACCGTCTACGCTGTCTTCTCCGTCGAATAGCCTCTATCGCGCCGGGTGAATCACATACTTGTACATGTAAGCCCGCAGCGTGTCCTTATGCTCTGCCCGGTACCCCGGGTAGTCCTGCGCGATCCCCGGATCCCAGTGGTCGAGCAGCACGCAGCTTTCGAGCATCCCATCTTTATCGAGCGCTTGCATTGACCTGAGCGTGGGATCAAGCTGCCCGTCCGGCAACCTCCCATCCTTCTGCATTGCCGCCACTGCCGCCAGCACCCCACGCAGACTCTCCATCTCCTCCGCCAGCGAATCCCGATACGCCTTCTCCGCCGGATATCGCTGGTGAAACTCTCTCCCACTCCACGCCGCAGGGGCAGCAGCATAAGCCGCCCAGGCTTCCGCAGCCGGCCGTTTCGCAGTTCCCGGATCGACCGCCGGCCTCACCTGCCCCTGCGCGTCAACCGTCGCTCGCGCTGGCAGACGAATCGGCGGATCAGACAAATGCGCATGGTTCGCGTCCGCCCACCGCTTCAACCCCTGCCGCGGAGCCTTCACATACGGCTCGGCCAGGATCGCCTCCACGAACTTCTCCTCCGCACCCTTCATGTCGGCCGCCTTCATCAGCGCATCGCCCCAGAGCCGATAAGCCGCCTCGCGGTTCGGATCGATCGCCACCGCCCGCGCATAGTAGGCAACCGCCTTCTGCGGCTCTTCCAGCCGCGTCTCGGTCTCCCCTGCCAGCGTTACCGCCTCGTAAGCCTTCGTATCGGCTGCGGCCGCCTGCTCATAAAGGCTGAGTGCACCCCGCAAATCCCCTTCCGCAAAAGCCTTGTTTCCCCGCGAGATCGCATCAGTCTTCGCTTGTGCGGGCGAAGCCTGCACCCCGGCCATCCCCGCCAGCAACAAAGCGGCCAGTCCCAAAGCCCGACGCCCAGCGATCATCCGTCCCAACCTCCAGGCGCACCGAATCCCGTCCACCACGTTAAACACCGCTCCCAGCCCTTTGGCAAGCCGCAACCTCGATAGACTGGAACGATATGAGTCTCGACGTAGCCCTCGTCCTCTTCCAAGTCGTCGTACTCTTCTTCACCATCTGCGTCCAGGAATGCGCCCACGCCTACACCGCCTGGCGTCTCGGCGACGCGACCGGCAAGATGCTCGGCCGCATCACCCTCAACCCCCTCAAGCAGCTCGACCTCATCGGCTCGGTGATCTTCCCCGTCATCGGCCTCTTCTACGGCTGGGCACCCATCGGCTGGGGCAGGCCGGTCCCCGTCACCACCCGCAACTTCCGCCACTATCGCCGCGACGACATCCTCACCGCCCTTGCCGGCCCCGCCTCCAACCTCGGCCTCGCCATAGCCGCCCTCCTTCTCCTCGTCGTACTCAAGCACAGCATGGCCGGGGGCTCCCTCGCCGTAGTCGCCGCCATCTTCGTCGCCTTCAAGAGCCCAGGCATCGACCTCTCCGTCCTGCCGGCCCTCTTCCCCATCGCCCTCCTCCTGTATTACGTCGTCTTCATCAACCTCACGATGTTCGTCTTCAACCTCATCCCCATCCCGCCCCTCGACGGAGCCACCGTCCTCCGCCACTATCTCCCACCTGGAGCCCTGAAGATCTACGACAACCTCGGTATCTTCTCCCTCGTCATCTTCTTCCTCCTCGGTGGCCGCATCATGAGCATCTTCTTCCCCCCACTGCTCAACATCTTCAACGGCGTTCTCAACACCCTGTAAGCGCCCGTCTTCTCCAACCGACCCACAAATGATCGGGTGCCCCATCCTCACCGACAGCTTCATCGTCGGTTAGGGTGGGAACGTAAACCGCTCAACCCACGCGCTGTTACCGTTGCCTCTCTGGTTGTCATTCCCTGAGGGAATCTGCGTTTGCCGTTGCCGTTATCCGTTGTGCCGTCCCAACTACGACCACACCCCTTCATGTACCCTTAAACCAAGAGCAGATGACCGACCCCACCCCCCAAACCCCACACGATCCGCGCCCCCGCGTCCTCTCCGGCATGCGCCCCACCGGACGCCTCCATCTCGGCAACTACATGGGAGCCCTCTACAACTGGGTCCAGCTCCAGCACGAGTTCAACTGCTTCTTCTTCATCGCCGACCTCCACGCCCTCACCACCGAGTACCCCGACCCCAAAGGAATTGCCGGAAGCACCGATCAGGTCGCCCTTGATTTCCTTGCCGCCGGCCTCGATCCGAAGCTGTGCACTCTCTTTGTCCAGCAGGACGTCCCCGCGCACGCAGAACTGAACCTCCTCCTGGGAAACATCGTTCCCGTCCCCTGGCTTGAGCGCGTCCCCACCTACAAGGACCAACAGGAGCAGCTCAAGGAAAAGGACCTCGCCACCTACGGCTTCCTCGGCTACCCCCTCCTCCAGACCGCCGACATCCTCCTCTACCAGCCCAGGTACGTTCCCGTAGGCAAGGACCAGGAGGCCCACGTCGAGATCACCCGCGAGGTCGCCCGCCGCTTCAACCAGCTCTATCCCGGCAGCTTCACCATGGCTGAAGGTGCCGCCCCGTGGGAGTTGGAAGCGGTGAAGACCAAGGCCCGCAAGCTCTCCGGCGACCCCAAGAAAGAAACCTTCTCCCCCCACGAACTCATAGCCGCCGCACCCCAGACCAAGCTGAAGAGCGCCTACGGCACCCACACGATCCTGCCCGAGCCGGAAGTCCTCCTCACCCCGTCGCCCAAGCTTCCCGGCATCGACGGCCGCAAGATGTCCAAGAGCTACAAGAACACCATCATGCTCTCCGACCCCGAATCCGAGGTCCGCTCCAAGCTAAAGGTGATGGTCACCGATCCCGCCCGCGTCCACCGCACCGACTCCGGCAATCCCGATGTCTGCCCCGTCTTCGACCTCCACAAAGTCTTCTCGACGGACGAGACCCAGCAAAAAGCCGCCGAAGGCTGCCGCTCCGCCGGAATCGGCTGCATCGAGTGCAAGGGCTGGCTCACCGACGCCGTCGTTGAAACCCTCGCCCCCATCCAGGAGCGCCGCCGCCACTTCGAGCGCAATCCAAGCCTCGTCGAGGACATCTTCCACGACGGAGCCATCCGCGCGCGCGCCCGCGCCGCCGAAACCATGTACCAGGTCCGCTCCGTCATGGGCCTCAGGCAGCCGAGGTCATAATGCCCGAAGACACCCTCGATCCCATCAACCCGGCACCGGAGACGGCTGACACCCAAAGAGGCGAGCCGCATTCGGCCCCCTTTGCCCTCGAGCCCCGCCCCATCCAGCCTCCCCTCCCCGAGCCCAAGCGCAACTCCCCGGCCAAGGAGGAAGCCTCCCAGTCCCCGTTCTCCATCACGGTAGGCCAGGTCTACGACGGCCCCATGGACCTCCTCCTCGACCTCATCCGCAAGCAGAACATCAACATCTACGACATCCCCATTGCCCGCATCACCAACCAGTTCCTCGAATACACCCACCACCTCAAGCAGACCGATGTCGACGCCGCCGGCGACTTCATCTACATGGCCTCGCTCCTCATCCACATCAAGAGCAAGACCCTCCTCCCCCGTGACCCATCCGACATCCTCGGAGCCGATCCCGAAGATCCACGCCGCGAGCTTGTCGAGCGCCTCCTCGAGCACGAGCGTTTCAAAGCCGCCGCCCAGATGCTCATGCAGAAGCAGCAGATCGAGGAGGCCACCTGGTCCAACCCCGGCCTCCGAGCGTTCACCAAGGACCTTGCCCTCGCTGAAGGCCAGACCGGCGTCCCCGCCGGCATCGATCAGGAGATCGCCGCCGACACCGTCGACCTTGTCCGCGTCTTCCAGGAGATCCTAGAGCGCCTCCGCAAGCGCCCCGTCCTCAACGTCGACGAAGAATCCGTCACCGTCGCGCAGATGATCGAGTACGTGAAGCGCCGCCTCGTCATGGAAGAGAAGCCCGTCTCCCTTCGCCGCCTCCTCCACAACACGCACTCCGAACGCGCCCTCATCTGCATGTTCCTGGCGATGCTCGAACTCGTCCGCCTCCAGGCTGTCCTCCTGCATCAGCCTGTCCTGCAAGGCGACATTCTCATCAAAAAGACCGACGCCTTCGACCAGGTCGTCATCGACCAGGCCGCCACCCGCGACGACTGGCGCTAAGAACTCAACTAGATACCCCCTCCGTGCTATTTACAAACGAATCTTCCACCATCCGCCTGTTTATACTTCAGTACATATGAGCGAAACCAACATCAGCGTCGACGAGTTCCAGGCGCTCGAGCAGAAAGTCCTCCGCGCGGTCGAAATCGTTCGGCGCGAGCGTGAGGCCCGTGCCGCCGCCGAGGCCGAAGTCGCCCAACTCCGCGAGCTCCTCGACATGCAGACCGCAGAAGCCAACGAGGCGCAGGGCAAGGTCGCCACACTTAACCAGGAGCGTGAGGCAGTCCGCCTCCGCGTCGAAAAGATGCTCAGCCAGATGGACGAACTTCTGTAAACCGCATTAGCCACACAACGGCCCACATCGTAACCAGCGAAAACGACAGGAAAACGGATGCCACACACCGAAAACTCGCTGACAGACCACGCCGTCCTCGTAGACATCTACGACCAGATCTACCATCTCCGCGGCACCGATCCCGTTTATATTGAGAACCTTGCAGCCTCAGTCGACGCCAAGATGCGCGCCGTCTCCTCCCACGGCAGCACCGTAGACAGCCTGAGAGTAGCCGTCCTCGCCGCCTTAAATATCGCCGACGAACTAGCCACCCTCCGCCAGCGCTATGAGGCGCTTTCCGGCTCCCTGCAGCAGTCGCAGACGTCCATGCGTTCGCGTGCCGGTTCCATTGCGGGAATGCTCGACGACATACTCATCGAGCCAACGCGCAAAGCGGGATAGAAATCAGCGGCTGCGTCAACTTGCAATGCCTGACCCATCCGGTTAGCATCCAACCTAGAAACCGGCCTGCAAAGCAGGTGCGGGGAATACCGCTGGTTGAACCAATACTCATTGAACAGGGATCTCTCTCGTATATATGGCTCGGTGCGCAGTGTCCGCCAGTCCGGAATGCCTAAAGAGCCACGGCGAGGTCCCGCCGTCTTAGGACGGGTTCACCAGCGCCTCGCTGCACGGCCCCGCGGGTCGGTTTTGCAAATCTTCTAAGGGCGCGGCGTACGACGAAGCGCGTATCACCCAACCCAGTGCACGCCAATCTCTTCCACCTCGGTCATCTGCACATCCCCGTCTTCAGCGCCTTCGCTGTAGTGGGGCTCATTGTCGCGCTCCTGCTCAGCCAGCGCACCGCGCCTCTCGCGGGCATCGAGCCGGAAACCATGTGGGACGCTGGAATCGCCGCCACCATCTCCGCCTTCGTCATCTCCCGCCTCCTGCTCGTCGCGACCAACTTCAAAAGCTTCCTCGCCTACCCCCTCCTCATTTTGACTCTCCCCTCCATCACCGTCTCGGGCGTCATCCTCACCGGCTTCGTCATGGTTCTCTTCCTGCGCCGCCGCGAGGTCTCCATCGGTCGCGTCCTCGACGCCGCCTCGCCCTGCCTCGCGCTCCTCTGGGCCATCGTGAGCCTCGGTTCCTTTGCCACCGGCAGCCAGGGCATGCCTACAAACCTCCCCTGGGCAATCGACGACTCCGTCCTCGGTCCCATTCACCCGGTCGAGGTCTACACCGCGCTCGCCGCCCTGCTGCTCAGCATCGTCCTCTTCCGCTCTCTCACTTTCCGGGATCAGCGCGGCTATCTCGCCGGTCGTCCAGCCGCCACCGGCCTCTTTCTCGGCGGAGGCATCGCCTTCTTCCTCGACTTCCTCACCCAGCCTGCCGACCCCACCCGAGTCGTCCTCCTCGACCCCATTCAGTGGGTCGCCCTGGCGCTCATTCTCCTCGGTATCCTTATCCTCGTTCCGCAGATCATCTCTGAGAACGAGCCACCCGTCTACTACGATCCTGAAGCCGAACAAGAATCGACCCCCCATGCCGTCTAAAAACATGCTCCCCAAGGGGCAGCGTCATCGCTCCGTACGAGCCGAGTATGTCGCTTCCCGCGGCGTCGAGCCAGAACTCCCACCGCCCGTTCCCGTCCTGGACCTCGAAGACGATGCCGATACCGAAGACGGCATCCGCTCCTTCCGGGCCGACCCCGCCGCCGCCGGCCTCCGTCTCGACCAGTACCTCGCCCAGGCCATTCCCGATATCAGCCGCGCCCGCGTCCAACTCCTCATCGAAGCCGGCCAGGTCCGCGTCGACGGAAAAACCGCCAAGCCCAAAATGAAACTGGCTGGCGGCGAGCCCATCGAGATCGAAGGCGCACCCGTCCCGCCCCCCCTCCACGCCATCCCCGAGGACATCCCCCTCGACATCCTTTTCGAGGACAAGTACCTCGCCGTCATCAACAAGCCCGCCGGCATGATGGTCCACGCCGGCGCCGGCACCACCGACGACGCCCGTAACCGCGGAACCCTCGTCAACGCCATCCTCTTCCACCTCAACAAACTCTCCGAGATCGCCGGCGACCAGCGCCCCGGCATCGTCCATCGCCTCGACAAGCAGACCAGCGGAGCCATCGTCGTCGCCAAGGACGACAGCACCCATCGCAAGCTCGGTGACATGTTCCAGGCTCGCCAGGTCCACAAGACCTACATCACCCTCGTCCACGGTCGCATGGCCAAGGATCACGTTACAGTCGAACTCCCAATCGCCCGCGATCTCGTCCGCCGCACCCGCATGACCACGCGCCGCGCCGATGGCCGATCGGCCCGTTCGCATATGACGGTCCTCGAGCGCTTCTCCACTCCCTACGGCCCGTTTACCCTCGTCGAGGTCAAGATCGAGACCGGGCGCACCCACCAGATTCGCGTCCACATGCAGTCTCTTGGTCACCCCATCGTCGGCGATACCCTCTACGGCGCTCCTCACATGATCCGCACCGGTGGGGGTACCAGCTCCGACGAGACCTCGCTCTCGCTCGAGCGAAACTTCCTCCACGCAGCCCACCTCGCCTTCACCCATCCGCAGACCGGCAAGCCCATCGATACCCACGCACCCATGCCGGAAGAACTCGAAGACTTTCTCGAAGCCCTGAAGGCCGGTCCGCTCACGAGCCCCGCCAAGTCTAAGTCAAAGGTTTCAGAAGCACTTTCCGACCCACCGTCCGCCGCTCCAGACGATCCCACCCATGAGTAGAATCATCCAGTGACCGCCTTCCGCAACCTCCGCCGTTCCAGTCCCTTCCTCGCAGCCTCTGTCGTCCTCGCCGTTGCCGCTTTCTCAGCCTCAGCGCAAGCCCCGCAGACGACCCCGGCCCGCGCGCCGGCCGCTCCCGCTCCGCAGCAACCGGCACCACAGCAGCCCGCGTCGCAGGAACCCAGCACCGACGGCCCCATCACAACCCTTAAGGCCCGCGTCCTCGAAGTCAATCTCATCTTTACCGTCACCGATAAGCACGGTCACTTCATCAAGGACCTGCGCCAGCAGGATTTTGGCCTCCTCGACGACCGCAAACGCCCCGAGTCGGTGATCCGCTTTACCCAGCAGACCAACCTGCCCCTGCGCGTCGGCGTCATGCTCGACACCTCCAGCTCCATCCGCCGCCGCTTCCAGTTCGAGCAGCAGGCCGCCAGTGAGTTCTTCACCCAGGTTCTCCATCGCAACGACCGCGCCTTCGTCGAGGGCTTCGATATTCAGACCGACATGGCCCAGGGCTTTACCAACAACCCCGCGCTCCTCGGCGTCGGCATCGACAAGCTCCGTCCCGGCGGCGGAACCGCCCTTTACGACGCCCTCTACAAGACCTGCCGCGACGAGATGCTCACCATCCGCGAAGAGGGCTCGACCCGCAAGGCCATCGTCCTCGTCTCCGATGGCGACGACAACTACAGCCGCGCCCTCGAGTCTGACGCCATCAAGATGTGCCAGCGCGCCGAGACTATCGTCTACGCCATCTCCACCAATGTCAGCCTCAACAAGGACAAGGGTGACGACGTTCTCAAAGCCATCGCCGAGGCCACCGGAGGCACCGCCTTCTACCCCGCCCGGATCGAAGACGTCGCCGTAGGCTTCCGCAACATCGAGGAAGAGTTGCGCAGCCAGTACTCGCTCGAGTACAAGCCGTCCGACTTCAAGACCGATGGAAGCTTCCGGACAATCTATCTTCATGCGATCGATCCGCGTTACGTCGTCCGTGCCCGTACCGGATATTTCGCCCCTCGCGCCGACCAGTAGCGGCGGTGAAATCCAAAGGAATCAGCGGCCCGAGCAAAACTTTTAAGGTCTTACCCGTGTCCTAGTAAGCGGGGATCACCTATGCGAACTATGCTCATCAGCAGCAGAACAACCACGACGACCGTTTCCACCGCCTTCGCCTTCCTTATCGCCGTGCTGTTGTCGTCCGCCCACCTGGTCGCCCAGCAGCCCCCCGGCATGGCGGAAAGCCTCGCCAACCTCGCCGATCAGCCCGCAACCCGCGCCTCTTTCACGTTCGACCGCTCCATGATGCAGATAGCCGAAAGCATCATGGACCAGAACGGCGTCGATGGACACCGCCTCACCGCCGCCCTCAACAGCGTCACGGTCGACACTTACCGCTACAAGCATCCTGCCTTCTACACCCCTGAGGTCATGACCTCGATCATCCACAACTACAACGCTGCCGGCTGGAAGCACCTCGTCAATGCCAACGGAGACCCCGCGGCCAGCGCTCAGCCTCACGCTTCCATTACTGACCTCTGGCTACACTTCCGCGGAGCTGAGATCGACGACGTCACCGTCCTTCTCCGCGCCCCCACCAACATGAACGTGATCGAAGTCTCCGGCCTCCTGCGCCCGCTCGATCTCGTCCATCTCAGCGGCCACTTCGGCATCCCCAAGGTCGACCCCAGCGCAGTCATGGTCGCCGCGCCCCCAGGCAAGTAGCTCCGCCGAACCACAACTCTTGTAAGTTTTTGGTAGAGCGCTCCCTCCGCCGAGAGATCGACATGAAGGACACCCTTGGAGCAAATGACGGATTCTTTCGGAAAGAACCTCAGCGGGGGTGAGCTCCGAGACCGTCTCTCTAAAGGAGAGCGTCACTCGTTCTGGGTCGATCAGACTGTGCTCACTGGGCCTTGCTCGCCATGCGATCGATCATGAATAGAATCCATTGGTTTGCGCGTCTTGCTTGAGCATGACGGCGCCTAGTGAGCGTCGTTCTTGAAAATTTGCTCGGCGTAAAAATTCTCGATCCTGGCTTGGTCGCGGAGCATTTCGAAGTAGGCGTTCTTAAGTAGCTGCGAACGGCCTTGGCGAAGCTGCTCACGAATAGCCTGCTGTACGCGGGGGTCGCTTAGCTCACGCTGGCCGGCGGGTTCGCGGGAGATGAGCTTGTAGATGGCATAGCCTGCGGGCTTCTTCGTCTGGGGATCGGCGAGGAGGGGAAGGATATCAGTGATCTGGCCGGCTTTGAGCTTGGTGATGGCAGCGTAGGCATTGGGATCGGCGTGCATGCTCGTATCGCCTACGAAGCCCATGTCGCCGCCGCTGGAGGCGGTTTCGGGGCGCTCTGAGAAGTTCATGGCGAGGGTACCGAAGTCTTCACCAGTGTCGAGCCGGGCTTTGAGGGCCTCGATCTTCTTCCTGGCTTCATCATCATTGCTTGCTTTTGAGCCCTGAAGATTGCCTGCCTGTTGTGAGGGCTGGTTGGTAACCTGGATCTGGGCCAGATGGTACTGGGTCTCCATCAGATTGAACTCAGCCTTGTGCTGGTTGTAGTAGTTGCTCACATCGTTGTCGGTGACGGTGATCTTGGAGGTGATCTCCTTATTGATGAGCCTCTCAATGGTCAGGGAGCGGCGGATCTTGCGACGGAGATCATCGATGGTGTCCTTGCTGTCACGCAGGCGCTGGGCGAAGACTTCTTCGGTGAAGGGCGCCTTCATCTCGGTGAGTTTGGCGTCTACCTCCTCGTTGCTCGCGGTGAGGTTCATCTTGGCTGCTCGCTGCTCGACGATCTCTTCGTCAATAAGCTCACGCATAGCGTTGAGCTTGAGAGACTCGGCCTGATCGCCTGTGGGAGCGGGCTGCTGCGGATCTCCAAGAGCGGCCTGGTAGGTCTTGTCGAGGTCAGACTGCATGATGGCTTTGCCGTTCACCGTAGCGACGACGTCTGCGTTGTGGCCCGTCTTGCAGCCGACGAACAGAAGGATGGGGAGGAGCGACAGCCCGAGAAAGATCGGGGCGTGCGTCCTAGGGATGCGAAGAGCTTGCATGGGAGTCACTCGGGTCGTCCTTTGTCTCGTACTTAGTTGCCGGTCTTGGAAGCGCCGGGCATTGGGGGTACGGGAACCGGCGGGGGCGGGGTCTTGCCCTCGGCCGTCAGTGCAGCGTCGATGACGCGATAGACATATTCGATCGGTAGAGCGCCTTCGAGACGTTCTCCATTGATGAAGAGAGCCGGGGTGGCCTGAACACCGAGCTTCTCACCTTCCTTGCGGGACTGGGCGATTGCGGAGCCGTCCTGCTTTGCGACGCAGGCGGTAAGCGCGCCGCTGTTTACTTTCTGACGTTCGCCTTCTTCTTTGGTGAGTTTGTCGAGATCATCATTGGCCTTGGCGAGGCTGTGATCCGCTCCGCCAAAGTCGCCGGCATGGGAGTGGATGTAATCGACCGCGTTCCAGTAGCCCGTGGTGCTCTGAATTCCAAGGCAGTTGGCGTCGATGGCAGCTCGGATTGCCCAAGGATGCTGATCAAGAGGGAAGTCTAGATAGACGATTCGAACCTGGTCCTTGTAGCGGGCCATCAGGGCAGGAAAGATCTGGGCGTGCATTTTCGCGCAATATGGGCACTCGAGGTCGTCGAAGCCGACGATGGTGACAGGCGCGCCTTCCGGGCCTCCGCGCGCGGGCCGTCCGGTGTCGGAGACCAGGGTCTTCGGATCCTGGCTGATGTCGTAGCGACTGAACTGGGCGAGGGTTTTGTTGTCGTCGGAGAGGAGGAATGTAATGGGCTTGCCGGTCTGCCCGTCGGCGGCGAAGTTGACGCTGATTTCGTCGTAGCCGGGGATCTCGCTCTTATGACGGTCGGAGACGGAGAGGACGTAGTCGGGTGGGATGTTCGACTTGGAGCGGATGAGGACTTCAATGCGGCGGGTGAGTTCGGGAGTGAGGGTGGCTTTCGGGGCCTGTGCGTGGCAGCTTAGGGTGCTCAGGGCGAGGGCTAAGGCGAGGGCGCGGAATGGAGTGACGGCAGTCAGCACAGTCTTTGATTATCGCATGTTGAGGTTGCGCGGGTGGGTTGGGTGCGGGCTCGCTTAGAAGAGGCGTTCGGCGCGTTTGAGGTTGCCGGCGGTGCCTATGTTCGCGAGGGTGATGTTAAAGCGATAGACGTTTTCGTTGCGGACGGAGCC
This genomic window from Granulicella sibirica contains:
- a CDS encoding DsbA family protein, with amino-acid sequence MLTAVTPFRALALALALSTLSCHAQAPKATLTPELTRRIEVLIRSKSNIPPDYVLSVSDRHKSEIPGYDEISVNFAADGQTGKPITFLLSDDNKTLAQFSRYDISQDPKTLVSDTGRPARGGPEGAPVTIVGFDDLECPYCAKMHAQIFPALMARYKDQVRIVYLDFPLDQHPWAIRAAIDANCLGIQSTTGYWNAVDYIHSHAGDFGGADHSLAKANDDLDKLTKEEGERQKVNSGALTACVAKQDGSAIAQSRKEGEKLGVQATPALFINGERLEGALPIEYVYRVIDAALTAEGKTPPPPVPVPPMPGASKTGN